From Lagenorhynchus albirostris chromosome 10, mLagAlb1.1, whole genome shotgun sequence, the proteins below share one genomic window:
- the RPUSD3 gene encoding mitochondrial mRNA pseudouridine synthase RPUSD3 isoform X1: MRTVLAPEMGGCRVLGQVWGGWRRGPGVRAARTASSFGTEARHQQQRRGSSKRSGPLDDQPFSGLLRPENVTREELVDVLRAAVVDQKGPLVTLNKPLGLPVTGKPGELTLLSVLPELSQSLGLGERELQVVRAPGKETSGLVLLSSCPQTASHLQKFFTHSQRARRPTVTYCAVTDGIPATSEGKIQAALKLEHIDGVNLVVPVKSPSRKDILEGVKRTLSYFRVVAMGSGCALVQLQPLTAFPSQLQAHMALQLCPLLGDHRYSARVATVLGQRFLLPAESTRPQRQVLDEALLRRLHLTPSQAAQLPLHLHLHCLYLPGARPRDPPIKLLAPLPSYFSRTLHCLGLHYQ; encoded by the exons ATGCGCACTGTCCTCGCTCCGGAGATGGGCGGCTGTCGTGTTTTGGGCCAGGTCTGGGGTGGCTGGCGGCGGGGTCCGGGGGTCCGCGCAGCGCGCACAGCCTCAAGCTTTGGCACCGAGGCCCG GCATCAGCAGCAACGTCGAGGCTCCAGCAAACGGTCGGGGCCCCTGGATGACCAGCCTTTCTCGGGGCTGCTGCGGCCAGAGAACGTCACTAGGGAGGAGCTGGTTGATGTGCTGAGGGCAGCTGTGGTGGATCAGAaag GACCTCTGGTGACATTGAACAAGCCACTGGGCCTGCCAGTGACAG gaaaaccaggagagctgACGTTGCTCTCAGTGCTCCCGGAGCTGAGCCAGTCCCTGGGGCTCGGGGAGCGGGAGCTCCAGGTTGTCCGAGCACCTGGGAA GGAAACCTCTGGGCTTGTACTCCTCTCCAGTTGTCCCCAGACAGCAAGCCACCTCCAGAAGTTCTTCACTCACTCGCAGAGAGCCAGGAGACCCACAGTCACCTACTG TGCTGTCACTGATGGGATCCCAGCTACTTCTGAGGGGAAGATCCAAGCAGCTCTGAAACTGGAACACATTGATGGGGTCAATCTT GTAGTTCCAGTGAAGTCCCCATCCCGAAAGGACATCTTGGAAGGTGTCAAGAGGACCCTCAGCTACTTCCGTGTGGTGGCCATGGGCTCTGGCTGTGCCCTGGTCCAGCTGCAGCCACTGACAG CGTTTCCCAGCCAGCTACAGGCGCACATGGCACTACAGCTCTGCCCTCTGCTCGGGGACCACAGGTACTCTGCCCGTGTGGCCACTGTTCTGGGCCAGCGCTTTCTGCTGCCTGCTGAGAGCACCAGGCCCCAAAGACAG GTCCTGGATGAAGCCCTCCTCCGCCGCCTCCACCTGACCCCCTCCCAGGCTGCCCAGCTGCCCCTGCACCTCCACCTGCATTGTCTCTACCTCCCAGGTGCCAGGCCCAGGGACCCACCCATCAAGCTTCTGGCACCTTTGCCCTCTTATTTCTCCAGGACCCTGCATTGCCTGGGGCTCCACTACCAATAG
- the RPUSD3 gene encoding mitochondrial mRNA pseudouridine synthase RPUSD3 isoform X2: MRTVLAPEMGGCRVLGQVWGGWRRGPGVRAARTASSFGTEARHQQQRRGSSKRSGPLDDQPFSGLLRPENVTREELVDVLRAAVVDQKGKPGELTLLSVLPELSQSLGLGERELQVVRAPGKETSGLVLLSSCPQTASHLQKFFTHSQRARRPTVTYCAVTDGIPATSEGKIQAALKLEHIDGVNLVVPVKSPSRKDILEGVKRTLSYFRVVAMGSGCALVQLQPLTAFPSQLQAHMALQLCPLLGDHRYSARVATVLGQRFLLPAESTRPQRQVLDEALLRRLHLTPSQAAQLPLHLHLHCLYLPGARPRDPPIKLLAPLPSYFSRTLHCLGLHYQ; encoded by the exons ATGCGCACTGTCCTCGCTCCGGAGATGGGCGGCTGTCGTGTTTTGGGCCAGGTCTGGGGTGGCTGGCGGCGGGGTCCGGGGGTCCGCGCAGCGCGCACAGCCTCAAGCTTTGGCACCGAGGCCCG GCATCAGCAGCAACGTCGAGGCTCCAGCAAACGGTCGGGGCCCCTGGATGACCAGCCTTTCTCGGGGCTGCTGCGGCCAGAGAACGTCACTAGGGAGGAGCTGGTTGATGTGCTGAGGGCAGCTGTGGTGGATCAGAaag gaaaaccaggagagctgACGTTGCTCTCAGTGCTCCCGGAGCTGAGCCAGTCCCTGGGGCTCGGGGAGCGGGAGCTCCAGGTTGTCCGAGCACCTGGGAA GGAAACCTCTGGGCTTGTACTCCTCTCCAGTTGTCCCCAGACAGCAAGCCACCTCCAGAAGTTCTTCACTCACTCGCAGAGAGCCAGGAGACCCACAGTCACCTACTG TGCTGTCACTGATGGGATCCCAGCTACTTCTGAGGGGAAGATCCAAGCAGCTCTGAAACTGGAACACATTGATGGGGTCAATCTT GTAGTTCCAGTGAAGTCCCCATCCCGAAAGGACATCTTGGAAGGTGTCAAGAGGACCCTCAGCTACTTCCGTGTGGTGGCCATGGGCTCTGGCTGTGCCCTGGTCCAGCTGCAGCCACTGACAG CGTTTCCCAGCCAGCTACAGGCGCACATGGCACTACAGCTCTGCCCTCTGCTCGGGGACCACAGGTACTCTGCCCGTGTGGCCACTGTTCTGGGCCAGCGCTTTCTGCTGCCTGCTGAGAGCACCAGGCCCCAAAGACAG GTCCTGGATGAAGCCCTCCTCCGCCGCCTCCACCTGACCCCCTCCCAGGCTGCCCAGCTGCCCCTGCACCTCCACCTGCATTGTCTCTACCTCCCAGGTGCCAGGCCCAGGGACCCACCCATCAAGCTTCTGGCACCTTTGCCCTCTTATTTCTCCAGGACCCTGCATTGCCTGGGGCTCCACTACCAATAG